One Tenrec ecaudatus isolate mTenEca1 chromosome 12, mTenEca1.hap1, whole genome shotgun sequence DNA segment encodes these proteins:
- the ZNF217 gene encoding zinc finger protein 217, with protein sequence MPTQSLLVYMDGPEVISNSLGPQNEVADGPSIKGATTAVPFRPTQERSSVQPEGPLPLDCMFCNQAFAHSEDLNQHVLLQHRPTLCEPAVLRVEAEYLSPLDKGQMGAEPAKDKSCPDQEDPSCEVCGQTLSAACDIEAHMKKHKDSFTYGCSVCGRRFKEPWFLKNHMRTHTGKAGARSKLQQGLDCPATINEVVVQEQAAEGLSSPFKICMFCGFFFPDKEGLIGHSKVHTREPSPGPGPEGVTPKEEFLHFLNLKPRSHLEKAKKPARWIPQLDAFTTYQAWQLATKGKVAVSRGEVKEPGQEGSTDNDDSCSDKEELGEIWSAAHKGHTEGPAKPRSGKGSCAGLAHDKEKARPANGDVSGDAHPKLAHHKEKPTHCFECGKAFRTYHQLVLHSRVHKKDRRADAVSPTLAADGRQPRMGSPDLAAPLDESGAVERGDGGSEDGSEDGLPEGLHLDKNDDAGKIKHLTSSRECSYCGKFFRSNYYLNIHLRTHTGEKPYKCEFCDYAAAQKTSLRYHLERHHKDKQPELAAAAATATTTTTATTEGKSDGRSQGPEDALTATESVQPKSLKRFFDGAKDGKGSPPTKQLKEAVSSAFQNVLGSRVLPPALKDTQDSRRNMPDDKVSKRSTTAFLDALTKRAVLELQVGRTPGQHEGPATARPDGSAPSVDGSRREMLREAAGAYRSKTLAEGQEKPLNLSRGPLHNGPAMSLGKNLIPTITCPFCTFKTFYPEVLMMHQRLEHKYNPDTHKNCRSKAQLRNRRTGCPPALLGKDVSPMSTLHKAKPKAAGPMQAKALPPEKVRQCALGPDKPPPLASGVNGITLTPSNLKAHRSQPGPGGPVAAPPRQQVPEIYSKTSAAAAPDKTKRSETKLRSSAGLPPQPPPGSGHVNGSADHPSKQDSQWAPGGREYFSTRSGGGASGEFGELPPKRLKSSSVVTLEADQPGTHYSRRGYDLPKYHARTISSLLPQDFVRPPPSVLSSKSRFLSPSEAESPNGLAAPKPYGGAGPLYPSCAPPSSQVASAALEGKRPVSYQHLASSLLQKRNYENFLGNAHYRPNDKKT encoded by the exons ATGCCAACGCAGTCCCTCTTAGTGTACATGGACGGGCCTGAGGTCATTAGCAATTCCCTAGGACCCCAGAACGAGGTGGCTGATGGCCCTTCCATAAAAGGGGCCACCACCGCCGTTCCGTTCCGACCCACGCAGGAAAGGAGCAGCGTGCAGCCCGAGGGCCCCCTGCCCCTGGACTGCATGTTCTGCAACCAGGCCTTCGCCCACTCGGAAGACCTCAACCAGCATGTGCTGCTGCAGCACCGGCCCACCCTCTGTGAGCCAGCGGTGCTGCGCGTCGAAGCCGAGTACCTGAGCCCCCTGGACAAGGGCCAGATGGGCGCCGAGCCAGCCAAGGACAAGAGCTGCCCAGACCAGGAAGACCCAAGCTGCGAGGTGTGCGGACAGACATTGAGCGCAGCCTGCGACATCGAGGCCCACATGAAGAAACACAAGGACTCCTTCACGTACGGCTGCAGCGTGTGCGGGCGCcgcttcaaggagccctggttccTGAAAAACCACATGCGGACGCACACGGGCAAGGCTGGGGCGCGGAGCAAGCTCCAGCAGGGCCTCGACTGCCCGGCCACCATCAACGAGGTGGTGGTGCAGGAGCAAGCGGCCGAGGGCCTCTCGTCGCCCTTCAAAATCTGCATGTTCTGCGGCTTCTTCTTCCCGGACAAAGAGGGGCTGATCGGGCACAGCAAGGTGCACACCAGGGAGCCCTCGCCTGGGCCGGGGCCCGAGGGGGTGACCCCCAAGGAAGAGTTCCTGCACTTTCTCAACCTGAAGCCTCGATCCCACCTGGAAAAAGCCAAGAAGCCAGCCAGGTGGATCCCGCAGCTGGACGCCTTCACCACCTACCAGGCCTGGCAGCTGGCCACCAAGGGCAAGGTGGCCGTCAGCCGAGGGGAGGTCAAGGAGCCTGGGCAGGAGGGCAGCACCGACAATGACGACTCCTGTTCAGACAAGGAGGAGCTGGGCGAGATCTGGAGCGCCGCCCACAAAGGCCACACGGAAGGCCCTGCAAAGCCCAGGAGCGGCAAAGGCAGCTGTGCGGGCCTCGCCCACGATAAAGAGAAGGCCCGGCCGGCCAATGGGGACGTGTCTGGGGACGCGCACCCCAAGCTGGCTCATCACAAAGAGAAGCCCACGCACTGCTTTGAGTGCGGCAAGGCCTTCCGGACATACCACCAGCTGGTGCTGCACTCCCGGGTGCACAAGAAGGACCGGCGGGCCGACGCCGTGTCACCCACCTTGGCCGCCGATGGGCGGCAGCCCAGGATGGGCTCCCCAGATCTGGCAGCCCCCCTGGATGAGAGTGGGGCTGTGGAGCGAGGTGACGGCGGCTCCGAGGACGGCTCCGAGGACGGGCTTCCGGAAGGACTGCATTTGG ATAAAAACGACGACGCtggaaaaataaaacaccttACGTCCTCCAGAGAGTGTAGTTACTGTGGAAAGTTTTTCCGTTCAAATTACTACCTCAATATTCACCTTAGAACGCACACAG GTGAGAAGCCGTACAAATGTGAATTCTGCGACTACGCAGCCGCTCAGAAGACGTCGCTGCGCTACCACCTGGAGAGACATCACAAGGACAAGCAGCCTGAgctggccgccgccgccgccaccgccaccaccaccaccactgccaccaccgagGGCAAGAGTGACGGGAGGAGCCAGGGGCCCGAGGACGCGCTGACGGCCACCGAGAGTGTGCAGCCCAAAAGTTTGAAGAGATTTTTTGACGGTGCCAAAGATGGGAAAGGCAGTCCCCCGACAAAGCAGCTCAAGGAGGCCGTGTCTTCCGCCTTCCAGAATGTTCTCGGCAGCAGGGTCCTCCCGCCAGCCCTCAAAGATACTCAGGACAGCCGCAGAAACATGCCCGACGACAAAGTGAGCAAAAGGTCCACCACTGCCTTCCTGGACGCGCTAACCAAGAGAGCCGTGCTGGAGCTGCAGGTCGGCCGGACCCCCGGTCAGCACGAGGGGCCTGCCACTGCCCGCCCCGATGGCAGCGCCCCCTCCGTGGACGGCAGCCGCCGAGAAATGCTGAGGGAGGCTGCTGGCGCCTACAGAAGCAAGACCTTGGCCGAGGGTCAGGAGAAGCCGCTGAATCTCTCCCGGGGGCCCCTGCACAACGGCCCGGCCATGTCACTGGGCAAAAACCTGATCCCCACCATCACCTGCCCCTTTTGTACCTTCAAGACGTTTTACCCAGAGGTCTTAATGATGCACCAGAGACTGGAGCATAAGTACAACCCCGACACTCACAAAAACTGTAGGAGCAAGGCCCAGCTGAGAAACCGGCGCACAGGGTGCCCTCCTGCCCTGCTGGGCAAGGACGTGTCGCCCATGTCCACCTTGCACAAGGCCAAGCCCAAGGCTGCCGGGCCCATGCAGGCCAAGGCCCTGCCGCCTGAGAAGGTCCGGcagtgtgccctggggccagaCAAGCCCCCCCCGCTGGCCTCGGGTGTGAACGGGATCACTTTAACCCCCAGTAACCTGAAGGCCCACCGGTCACAGCCCGGCCCTGGAGGGCCAGTGGCCGCACCCCCCCGGCAGCAGGTGCCGGAGATCTACTCGAAGACCAGTGCAGCTGCAGCGCCAGACAAGACGAAGCGGAGCGAGACCAAACTCAGATCTTCAGCGGGGCTCCCGCCCCAGCCCCCCCCGGGCAGTGGCCATGTCAATGGCTCTGCCGACCACCCCTCCAAGCAGGACAGCCAGTGGGCCCCAGGCGGCCGGGAGTATTTCTCCACCCGCAGTGGCGGCGGTGCCAGCGGCGAGTTTGGCGAGCTGCCGCCCAAGAGACTGAAATCATCGAGTGTGGTGACCCTGGAGGCTGACCAGCCGGGGACCCATTACTCCCGAAGGGGCTACGACCTCCCCAAGTACCATGCCCGCACCATCTCCAGCCTGCTGCCCCAGGACTTCGTCCGCCCGCCCCCGTCAGTATTGTCCTCCAAGTCCAGGTTCCTGAGCCCCAGTGAGGCCGAATCGCCCAATGGGCTGGCCGCCCCGAAGCCTTATGGTGGTGCCGGGCCCCTGTACCCCTCCTGTGCTCCCCCCAGCAGCCAGGTGGCCAGCGCAGCGCTCGAAG GAAAAAGGCCTGTGTCGTATCAACACTTAGCCAGCAGCCTACTCCAAAAGAGAAACTATGAAAACTTTCTCGGGAATGCACATTACCGACCAAATGACAAAAAAACTTGA